The stretch of DNA TATGAGAAGGATCAATCTCCATTCTCCAAATGCCCTCGGTTTTATACGATATAATTTTTAAATCTTTAAATTCTGCTTCAATTTCAGAGATTTTTTTATATATAAAATTTTCATTTGCAACTAGTTTTATCATTTTTATAGTATTACTAACATCTATTTCTTCAACTGTCATATTATCAATAAGTTTTTTTACCAACATTCTTCCTGCAATCTTTTCAGGATAAATAACTTTAAAAGCTCCTATTTTTGTGAGAATTTCTCCATGTGTAGAGTTTATAGCTTTTGCAATAATTCTTTTATTATTCAAATCTTTTAACGCCATAACAGTTAAAATACTAGCTTCTATATTTTCCCCAATACTTACAATTACTGTATCTAAATTATAAACACCTATCTCTTCTAAAGCTTGTTTATTTATACTATCCACAATATAAGCATCATCAATATATTCACTTATTTCTTGAACTCTTTTTTCATCATTATCAACTGCAATTACATTTACATCTAATCTTGATAAACTTTTAGCAATATAAAATCCAAATCTTCCTAAACCAATAACTGCAATCGTTTTCATATAACAATCCTTCCAACGGGGTATTTAAAATGTTTTGTTTTTGCTTTTCCAAATAATATTAATCCAAAAGCAAAAACACCTAATCTTCCAGCAATCATTAAAATAATCATGATACTTTTTCCAAAATCATCAAATTGTTGGGAGAAACTTAAAATATCACCATTTCCAGTTGAAACTCCAACTGTTCCAAATGCTGAAACTACTTCAAACAAAATTTTCAAAAAAGGTAAATTTTGTGTTTCAACTAATACTAAAGTAGTAAAAAGAACAAGAAAAGATGAAAAAATTATAATTGCCAATGCTTTATTTATAACTTTTTGTTCTATTGTTCTTTTAAAAATATTTGGTTCTTGATTACTTCCTTTTAAAATATAAATAACTGTAATTATCAAAATAGCAACAGTAGTAATTTTCATCCCTCCTGCTGTACCACCTTGTCCAGCACCTATCATCATAAATAATGTGGAAAAGAACAGTGAAGATTCTTTTAATGAAGCTAAATCAATGCTATTAAATCCACTTGTTCTAAAGTTTACTGATAAAAAGAAAGCATTTAATATTTTGTCATAAAAACTTAATTCTCCAAAAGTTTTTGGATTATTCCACTCTATTGATAAAAATAACAACATACCAGAAACTATTAAAATAATAGTTCCATAAATCATAATTCTTGTATGTATAGTAAATCTTTTTGAGAATTTCCTATTTTCATAAATTTCAATTAAAACAAAATATCCTAAACCTCCAAAAATTATTAAAAAACAGATTGTCAATAAAGAAAGAGAATCACTTTGATATGAGATTAAACTATCCGTAAAAAGTGAAAAACCAGCATTATTAAAAGCACTTATACTATGAAATATTCCGAACCAAAAAGCATCGATAAATTCATATTTATCAAGAAACTGAACAGTTAAAATAATTGCTCCAATAAATTCTATAAATAATACAAATAATAAAATTCTTTTTACAAAACTTATAACATGAAGATTTGGTAAATCTAAAGATTGTTTCATTGCCCTTTTTTCATCTATATTCAATTTTTGTTTAATAAATAAAAAAAAGATTATTACTAAAGTCATATACCCTATTCCACCCATTTGAATAAGAGCTAAAATAATAAATTCTCCAAAAAAAGTGAAGTTTTCTGAAGTACTTGTTACTATTAATCCAGTAACAGTGGTTGCACTAGCTGCTGTAAAAAGAGCGTCTATAAATTTTAATTCACCAATATGACAAATAGGTAATGATAAAATTATTGCTCCAATAAAAATAATTAAAATATAACCTAAAAATATTGATTTTACATATTTATGTTGCATAAAACTTCCTACTATTCTTGATTACAGCTAAATCTATAACCAATACCAGATTCAGTTTTTATATATTTTGGTCTTGTAGAATTTTCTTCAATCTTTTTTCTTAAAGTATTTACGTAAGTTCTTAAATATTGCATTTCATTTTGATAGCCTGTTCCCCAAACTTCTTGAAGTATTTGTTTATGTGTCAAAGTTTTATTTGTATGTAACATAAAATATTTTAGTAATTCGTATTCTATTGGAGTTAATTTTAGATTTTCACCTTTTAATAATATATTTCTTGAAGTAATATCAAGTTCTAATTCATTACAAACAAATTTACTATTAAGTTCCGTTTCATCACTAATTTTTCTTCTTAAATTTGCTCTAATTCTTGCTAATAATTCATTTACAGAAAAAGGTTTAGTAATATAATCATCAGCTCCTGCATCTAAAGCAGCAACTATCTCTTTTTCATCATGTCTTGCTGTTAAAACGATAATTGGAAGTTTTGAAATTTCTCTAATTTGTTTTATTAAATCCTTTCCATCTCCATCACTTAAACCTAAATCTACTATTAATAAATCAGGATTGTGGCTTAAAAACATCATTAATGCATTTTTTTTGCTTTCACTTGAAATATAATTAAATTCATACTCTTTAAAAGTAATTTCCAATAATTTTTTAACAGATAAATCATCTTCTATTATATGTATTAAATGTTGTTTCATAATAATTTTGCTCTCTTTACAATTGGTAATTCTATTTCTATCAAAATGCCATTATGTTCAGGAATTGCTTTAATATCGCCATTGTGAAGTTTAACAATACTTTTACAAATAGCTAAACCTATTCCACTTCCTGAAATGTCATTTGTATCTTCAAATCTATAAAACTTATCAAAAATATTTTTTATTTTCTTTTTATCAATATATTCTGTTTCATTAAAGATTTTAATTTTAATAAAATTGTTTAAATTTATTATTTCAAAATGAATTTTTGTTTGATTTTTTGAGTATTTAAATGCATTATCAAGTAAATTTATGATTAATTGGGTCAAAAGTGTATTATCACCCCAAAATAAACTAAGTTCATCAATTTTCATATCAAGTTTTTCATCATTTTGTATTTGAGAAAATTCATTTAAAGCAACACCTACAATATCTTCAAAATCACACCATTCTAATTTTAAATCAATATTTCCACTTGATAATCTTGCACTATCTAAAATATTAGTAATAAGTCTTTTCATTCTTAAAGATGCATAATTTATATCTTCATAAAGATTATATTTGCTTTTTTCATCAAGATTATCATTTGATAATATTAAATTTATACTTCCATGAATCGAAGAAAGTGGAGTTCTCAAATCGTGAGAAATAATATGTAATAAACTCTCTCTGAGTTCGTTTTGTTTTGTTTGTGTATTTAAATTTTTTGCTTGAATAGTAATAATCCAACCAACAATTCCAAATATAAAAAAACTCCAAACATAAAGTTCATTATGAACTGAAAAACTGTAAAGAGGAGGAATATATAAAAAATTTAAAAAAATTACACTTAATAAAGTCATAACCAAAGTAGCTTTAATATTTCCATGAATTGCCACAACAATAACTGGAATTATGTGTATCAACGTGATATTTATAATATCTAAAGAACCTCTAAAAATGTGACTAATAAATGTAATTATTAGTAATATTCCTAAAGCTTTTAATATATAGTTATATTGTTTGTATTTTATTAGAAAATTTTTCATATCAGGCTTTTGGTAATTTAATTAATAAAATTAGAGTTAATATGCCTAAAATAGTCAGCATAATAATGTTAGCAATGGACATCATACTCTCCTATGAGATATTTTGTCCATTATATTAGAAGTTTTGTAAAGACGGAATCAAAATTTTAGAAAAATAATCAAAATTTTATAAAGACCATTATTTGTTTTTACTATACTCTTCTTTTAATTTAGAATATAAATCATCAAAACTTACATCGTCCATTTTTTCTAATAAATCAACCATAACAACATTATCTTCATTTCCATTCCAAACTTTGATGTAATGTCCTTCTTTGTATCCATTATCTTGTCTAAATTGATTTAAACAGTTTTTACCAATATAAAGTTTTTGTAACCACATAAAAGATAATCCAGAAATTTTACAACATCTAAAGAATTGGTCAATAAATCTTTCAATTCCACTAAATGATGGCATATTTCCTGTATCAATTGCTAATGAAATATAAGATAATTTTTCAGCTTCTTTTACCATAAGATTTACATCTACATCTTGTAATGCTTCATAAATACAATGTGTATTTACAAGAGAAACAGCTTTTGGAACATTTGTTTCTTGTAAAATATATGACATTAAAAAGTGCCAAATATCCACAAGTTCCACATGAATATTATTCATATCTGGTTCAGAGTTTATATTTTTCCAATGTTTCCAAGGAGTCGATTCTATAAGTTCAGCAACTTCCATATGAATACATCTAAGCCAATTTATTTCTTTGCCAAATTTATTTACACCAAGTTCCCAGTTATTACCATTTGTTGAGTCATTTAGTTTTTTTTGTAATAAAAACATCTCTTCAAGTTTGTGGGGAAATGAAGAAACCTCTTCAAGTAATGAAGCAAGAGGTAAACACTCTTCAATTACATTATCTAAAGCAGAATTAGTTACTAATAACTCTTTTTCACCTTTTAATATGTGTAAAATCAATGAAACCAAATATGGAACTTCATTTTTTTCTTCCCAAGATAAAACATCATCTGATGTAACACCAGCATATTGCATAAAATCTTCAATAGTTCCAAAACCTAATGACTTAATATTTTCTTTAAAATCTTTATATAACAACTCTAACTCCTATTTTAATGGTAATTTTATTACGAATTTTGTTCCAAAATCTGTATTATATACATTTATTTTTCCACCACTATGTTCTTCGATAATAGTTTTACTCATATATAATCCTAATCCTGTTCCATTTTTATTATTTTTAGTTGAAAAATATGGGTCAAATATTTTACCAATAACTGTATCTTTTATTCCACCAGCATTATCTTCAAACTCAATAAATAAACTACTATTTTTTTCATAAGTACTAATATTTATAAGCCTAT from Arcobacter suis CECT 7833 encodes:
- a CDS encoding sensor histidine kinase; translated protein: MKNFLIKYKQYNYILKALGILLIITFISHIFRGSLDIINITLIHIIPVIVVAIHGNIKATLVMTLLSVIFLNFLYIPPLYSFSVHNELYVWSFFIFGIVGWIITIQAKNLNTQTKQNELRESLLHIISHDLRTPLSSIHGSINLILSNDNLDEKSKYNLYEDINYASLRMKRLITNILDSARLSSGNIDLKLEWCDFEDIVGVALNEFSQIQNDEKLDMKIDELSLFWGDNTLLTQLIINLLDNAFKYSKNQTKIHFEIINLNNFIKIKIFNETEYIDKKKIKNIFDKFYRFEDTNDISGSGIGLAICKSIVKLHNGDIKAIPEHNGILIEIELPIVKRAKLL
- a CDS encoding winged helix-turn-helix domain-containing protein, which codes for MKQHLIHIIEDDLSVKKLLEITFKEYEFNYISSESKKNALMMFLSHNPDLLIVDLGLSDGDGKDLIKQIREISKLPIIVLTARHDEKEIVAALDAGADDYITKPFSVNELLARIRANLRRKISDETELNSKFVCNELELDITSRNILLKGENLKLTPIEYELLKYFMLHTNKTLTHKQILQEVWGTGYQNEMQYLRTYVNTLRKKIEENSTRPKYIKTESGIGYRFSCNQE
- a CDS encoding TrkH family potassium uptake protein, whose amino-acid sequence is MQHKYVKSIFLGYILIIFIGAIILSLPICHIGELKFIDALFTAASATTVTGLIVTSTSENFTFFGEFIILALIQMGGIGYMTLVIIFFLFIKQKLNIDEKRAMKQSLDLPNLHVISFVKRILLFVLFIEFIGAIILTVQFLDKYEFIDAFWFGIFHSISAFNNAGFSLFTDSLISYQSDSLSLLTICFLIIFGGLGYFVLIEIYENRKFSKRFTIHTRIMIYGTIILIVSGMLLFLSIEWNNPKTFGELSFYDKILNAFFLSVNFRTSGFNSIDLASLKESSLFFSTLFMMIGAGQGGTAGGMKITTVAILIITVIYILKGSNQEPNIFKRTIEQKVINKALAIIIFSSFLVLFTTLVLVETQNLPFLKILFEVVSAFGTVGVSTGNGDILSFSQQFDDFGKSIMIILMIAGRLGVFAFGLILFGKAKTKHFKYPVGRIVI
- a CDS encoding dUTP diphosphatase, which encodes MLYKDFKENIKSLGFGTIEDFMQYAGVTSDDVLSWEEKNEVPYLVSLILHILKGEKELLVTNSALDNVIEECLPLASLLEEVSSFPHKLEEMFLLQKKLNDSTNGNNWELGVNKFGKEINWLRCIHMEVAELIESTPWKHWKNINSEPDMNNIHVELVDIWHFLMSYILQETNVPKAVSLVNTHCIYEALQDVDVNLMVKEAEKLSYISLAIDTGNMPSFSGIERFIDQFFRCCKISGLSFMWLQKLYIGKNCLNQFRQDNGYKEGHYIKVWNGNEDNVVMVDLLEKMDDVSFDDLYSKLKEEYSKNK
- a CDS encoding potassium channel family protein codes for the protein MKTIAVIGLGRFGFYIAKSLSRLDVNVIAVDNDEKRVQEISEYIDDAYIVDSINKQALEEIGVYNLDTVIVSIGENIEASILTVMALKDLNNKRIIAKAINSTHGEILTKIGAFKVIYPEKIAGRMLVKKLIDNMTVEEIDVSNTIKMIKLVANENFIYKKISEIEAEFKDLKIISYKTEGIWRMEIDPSHKVKKDDLLVFLGESKYIKDFYKHI